In a genomic window of Ranitomeya imitator isolate aRanImi1 chromosome 5, aRanImi1.pri, whole genome shotgun sequence:
- the LOC138637800 gene encoding uncharacterized protein, whose amino-acid sequence MLTSDESSVVAAALVFEAARLQEERRPKRKRRMWTRSWLQKRSTLSHMGLIRELRDNNPHDFRNYLRMSEESFKIILSAVTPLIQRCDTPMRAAVPVEERLAVTLRFLATGRSLQDLQFSAAVSRPFLSVVIPETCEAIVQSLRHYMEFPKTADDWKRIASDFDELWQFPNCGGALDGKHVRITQPANSGSFFFNYKGYFSVILMALVNANYEFVDVDVGMNGRVSDGGVFEHTSFGESLRNNELLLPLNEDTKANLNFVFIADEAFPLHPHLLKPFAQRTLTPERRIFNYRLSRARRLLFSSFVY is encoded by the exons atgctcacttccgatgagagttctgttgttgctgctgccctggtgtttgaggcagcacgtctccaagaggagagacgtcctaaacgaaaacgtcgcatgtggacccggagctggctgcagaaaagatccacattgtcacacatgggtctcataagagagttacgtgacaataaccctcatgatttccgaaactaccttcggatgtccgaggaatccttcaaaataatactgtctgctgttacgccactcatacaaaggtgtgatacgccgatgcgtgcagccgtgcccgtggaggaaaggttggcggtgacactgcggttcctggcaacaggaaggtctcttcaggatttgcagttttccgccgctgtttccagacctttcctgagcgttgtgattccggagacatgcgaggccattgtgcagagcttaaggcattatatggag tttcccaagacggcggatgactggaagaggattgcttccgattttgatgagctgtggcagtttccaaactgcggtggtgcattagatggaaagcatgtgcgcatcacgcaaccagccaactctggatccttttttttcaactacaaaggatatttcagtgtgatcctcatggcccttgtcaatgcgaactatgagtttgtcgatgtggatgttggcatgaatggtcgagtctccgacggtggtgtttttgaacacacttcatttggggaaagcttgaggaacaatgaactgctgttgccactaaatgaagacacaaaagcaaacctaaattttgtcttcatcgctgatgaagctttccctcttcatccacatttgctgaagccatttgcacagagaacactcacaccggagcgcagaatctttaattaccggttgtcgagggcccgtcgt cttctattctcctccttcgtttattga